In Vigna angularis cultivar LongXiaoDou No.4 chromosome 8, ASM1680809v1, whole genome shotgun sequence, one DNA window encodes the following:
- the LOC108344964 gene encoding putative pentatricopeptide repeat-containing protein At5g59200, chloroplastic — MIISTVPAITLNLQHHSSNPHSNSNDPYLRRNVISLLLKNRRSPKHVQSIHGHAIKTGTSQDPFVAFELLRQYCKLNSIDHATKLFYYTQNPNVYLYTSLIDGFVSFGSYTDAINLFGQMVRGHILADSYVVTAVLKACVLQRALGSGREVHGLVFKYGLSLDRSIALKLVELYGKCGVLEDAWKVFDEMPERDVVASTVMMGSCFDCGMVEEAIGVFNEMRSRDTVCWTLMIDGLVRNGEFNRGLEMFREMQVKGVRPNEVSFVCVLSACSQLGALELGRWIHAYLGKCNIEVNWFVAGALINMYSRCGDIDEAQVLFDGVKVKDVSTYNSMIGGLAMHGKSIEAVELFREMLTQRVRPNGITFVGVLNACSHGGLVDLGCEIFQSMKRVHGIEPAVEHYGCLVDILGRVGRLEEAFDFILRMGGQADDKMLCSVLSACKIHRNIEIGEKVANLLSEHSGIDSGSFIMLSNFYASLGRWNNAAEVREKMEKRGMIKEPGCSSIEVNNAIHEFLSGDLRHPERKKIYKKLEELNYLAKLEGYSPATDVALHDIDDEQKELALAVHSERLAICYGLISTRPFAILRVGKNLRICADCHAMIKLIAKITRRKIVVRDRNRFHHFENGDCSCNDYW, encoded by the coding sequence ATGATAATTTCCACAGTTCCCGCCATAACATTAAATCTACAGCATCACTCATCAAATCCACATTCCAACTCCAACGATCCCTATCTTCGTAGAAACGTGATTTCACTTCTTCTCAAGAACCGCAGGAGCCCCAAACATGTTCAATCAATTCACGGCCACGCCATAAAAACAGGAACTTCACAAGACCCTTTTGTGGCCTTCGAACTTCTTCGGCAATATTGCAAGCTGAACTCCATCGATCATGCCACCAAGCTCTTCTACTACACCCAAAACCCAAATGTGTACCTTTACACTTCCCTCATTGATGGGTTTGTGTCCTTTGGCTCTTACACAGATGCCATCAATTTGTTTGGCCAAATGGTTCGTGGGCATATTTTGGCTGATAGCTATGTAGTCACTGCGGTGTTGAAAGCGTGTGTGCTTCAACGAGCCTTGGGAAGTGGTAGAGAGGTTCATGGGCTTGTTTTCAAATATGGGTTGAGTTTGGATAGGTCCATAGCGCTGAAGCTGGTTGAATTGTATGGGAAATGTGGGGTCCTGGAGGATGCGtggaaggtgtttgatgaaatgcctgaAAGGGATGTTGTAGCGAGTACCGTTATGATGGGTTCGTGTTTCGACTGTGGGATGGTTGAGGAGGCGATTGGGGTGTTCAATGAGATGAGGAGTCGGGATACGGTGTGCTGGACATTGATGATTGATGGGTTGGTAAGGAATGGGGAGTTCAATAGGGGGTTGGAGATGTTTAGGGAGATGCAAGTGAAGGGTGTGAGGCCAAATGAGGTTAGCTTTGTTTGTGTCTTGTCTGCGTGTTCACAGTTGGGAGCTTTGGAACTCGGGCGATGGATTCATGCATACTTGGGCAAGTGCAATATTGAGGTTAACTGGTTTGTTGCCGGCGCTTTGATCAACATGTATTCGAGGTGTGGTGACATAGATGAGGCACAGGTTTTGTTTGACGGGGTGAAAGTGAAGGATGTGTCAACTTATAATTCCATGATCGGGGGATTGGCTATGCATGGGAAGAGCATTGAAGCTGTTGAGTTGTTTAGGGAAATGCTTACGCAGAGGGTTAGGCCAAATGGTATAACATTTGTTGGGGTTTTGAATGCTTGCAGCCATGGGGGGTTGGTGGATTTGGGTTGTGAGATATTTCAATCAATGAAAAGGGTTCATGGGATTGAACCAGCGGTAGAACACTACGGCTGCTTGGTTGACATTCTTGGCAGGGTTGGTAGGCTTGAAGAGGCCTTTGACTTCATTCTGAGGATGGGAGGACAAGCTGATGATAAAATGCTTTGTTCTGTATTAAGTGCTTGTAAAATCCACAGAAACATAGAGATAGGAGAAAAAGTTGCAAATCTTTTGAGTGAACATTCTGGGATAGATTCCGGATCATTCATCATGCTGTCGAATTTCTATGCTTCCTTGGGAAGATGGAACAATGCTGCAGAAGTTAGAGAAAAGATGGAGAAGAGAGGAATGATAAAGGAACCAGGGTGTAGTTCTATTGAAGTTAATAATGCAATTCATGAGTTTCTTTCAGGAGACCTTAGACACCCTGAGAGGAAAAAGATCTACAAAAAGTTAGAGGAGTTGAACTATTTGGCAAAGTTGGAAGGTTATTCACCTGCAACTGATGTGGCTTTACATGATATTGATGATGAACAAAAGGAATTGGCTTTGGCTGTACATAGTGAGAGACTTGCAATATGCTATGGACTAATCTCAACTCGACCTTTCGCAATACTTAGAGTTGggaaaaatttaagaatatgtgctgATTGCCACGCAATGATCAAGCTCATTGCGAAGATTACTAGGCGAAAAATTGTGGTTAGAGATCGCAATAGATTCCATCATTTTGAAAATGGAGATTGCTCTTGTAATGATTACTGGTGA